The Plectropomus leopardus isolate mb chromosome 2, YSFRI_Pleo_2.0, whole genome shotgun sequence genome has a window encoding:
- the LOC121951028 gene encoding methyltransferase-like protein 7A — MSLLMKCCTLIVKVLCLPLHLIEAVGLYAIYKRVFPFCVYRISITYNKKMHDKKKELFRSLPEFCKPGGRLTILEIGCGSGTNFQFYPPGSKVICTDPNPHFQKYLKKSMDENDCLTYEKFVVASGEDMGSVESESVDVVVCTLVLCSVTDTAQTLREARRMLKPGGAFFFLEHVVADPSTWSYFFQHVLQPAWYYFGDGCEVTRETWKHLEAAGFSELKLRHIQAPLMFMIKPHIYGYAVK; from the exons ATGTCTCTCCTAATGAAATGTTGCACTTTAATCGTCAAAGTGTTGTGCCTGCCCCTCCACCTGATCGAAGCGGTCGGCCTGTATGCAATATACAAACGTGTCTTCCCTTTCTGTGTGTACCGGATTTCTATAACGTACAACAAGAAGATGCACGACAAGAAGAAGGAGCTGTTTCGCAGTCTCCCCGAGTTCTGTAAGCCCGGGGGGCGGCTCACTATTTTGGAGATCGGCTGCGGCTCCGgtactaattttcagttttacccGCCTGGCAGCAAGGTGATCTGCACCGACCCCAACCCTCATTTTCAGAAATATCTGAAGAAAAGCATGGACGAGAACGACTGCCTCACCTATGAGAAATTTGTGGTGGCTTCAGGGGAGGACATGGGGTCAGTTGAGAGCGAGTCGGTGGACGTTGTTGTCTGCACCCTGGTGCTCTGCTCCGTCACAGACACGGCGCAGACTCTGCGGGAGGCGCGCCGCATGCTCAAACCA GGCGGAGCCTTCTTTTTCCTCGAGCATGTTGTCGCAGACCCCTCCACTTGGTCCTACTTCTTCCAGCATGTTCTGCAGCCTGCATGGTACTACTTTGGCGATGGATGCGAGGTCACCCGGGAAACATGGAAACATCTGGAGGCTGCTGGATTCTCTGAGCTCAAGCTGAGACACATCCAAGCACCGCTCATGTTCATGATCAAACCCCACATCTACGGCTATGCTGTGAAATAA